The Syngnathus scovelli strain Florida chromosome 18, RoL_Ssco_1.2, whole genome shotgun sequence genome contains a region encoding:
- the zgc:112332 gene encoding retinol dehydrogenase 12: MMMMMMMLQTARRPIVHIFLKWSQPVFRQVGIWSSGANMNCRSGCCNRWSSEERLDNKTVLITGANTGIGKETARDLAARGARIIMACRDLERAEEARTEIVENTGNENVVVKKLDLSDSKSIRAFAELINKEEKQVNILINNAGVMMCPYSKTVDGFEMQFGVNHLGHFLLTYLLLDLIKSSAPARIVVVASVAHTWTGLRLDDLNSENSYDTMKAYGQSKLANVLFARALGKKLEGTGVSVFSLHPGVVQSDLWRHQHQCIQVAVKIFSVFTKTTVEGAQTTIYCAVQPGLESRSGAYFSDCAPARCSRNGSNDDLAQKLWESSCNMLGITWE; the protein is encoded by the exons atgatgatgatgatgatgatgttgcaAACTGCAAGAAGACCGATTGTTCATATCTTCCTCAAGTGGAGTCAACCGGTGTTTCGTCAAGTGGGAATTTGGAGCAGTGGAGCAAACATGAACTGCAG ATCTGGGTGCTGTAACCGCTGGTCATCTGAGGAGAGGCTGGATAACAAAACAGTCCTCATCACTGGAGCTAATACTGGCATAGGCAAGGAAACAGCCCGTGACCTGGCAGCAAGAG gtgccCGCATCATTATGGCATGCAGGGACCTGGAAAGAGCAGAGGAGGCGAGAACGGAGATTGTGGAAAACACTGGGAATGAGAACGTGGTTGTTAAGAAACTGGATCTTTCTGATAGCAAGTCTATTCGAGCATTTGCTGAACTCATCAACAAAG agGAGAAACAAGTCAACATTTTAATCAACAATGCAGGCGTCATGATGTGTCCGTACTCCAAGACTGTTGATGGCTTTGAAATGCAATTTGGAGTCAATCATTTGG gtcacttcctgttgacGTATTTGTTGCTGGACCTGATCAAGTCTTCCGCTCCGGCTCGAATCGTTGTGGTAGCATCGGTGGCTCACACCTGGACCGGCCTTCGACTAGATGATCTGAACAGTGAGAACAGCTATGACACCATGAAGGCCTACGGACAGAGCAAACTGGCTAATGTCCTTTTTGCACGAGCCCTTGGCAAAAAGTTAGAAG GAACAGGAGTAAGTGTGTTCTCTCTACACCCTGGTGTGGTCCAGTCGGATTTGTGGAGGCACCAGCACCAGTGTATCCAAGTTGCTGTGAAGATCTTCAGCGTCTTTACAAAGACAACAGTGGAGGGGGCTCAGACTACCATCTACTGCGCCGTGCAACCTGGCCTGGAAAGCCGAAGTGGAGCCTACTTCAG TGACTGCGCTCCTGCAAGGTGCTCCAGAAATGGCTCAAATGATGATTTGGCCCAGAAGCTGTGGGAGAGCAGCTGCAACATGCTTGGAATCACCTGGGAATGA
- the sec61g gene encoding protein transport protein Sec61 subunit gamma: MDQVMQFVEPSRQFVKDSIRLVKRCTKPDRKEFQKIAMATAIGFAIMGFIGFFVKLIHIPINNIIVGG, translated from the exons ATGGATCAAGTAATGCAGTTTGTTGAGCCCAGTCGGCAATTCGTCAAAGACTCGATAAGGCTGGTAAAGAGATGCACAAAACCCGACAGGAAAG AATTCCAGAAAATTGCAATGGCCACAGCGATCGGATTCGCTATCATGGGTTTCATTGGGTTCTTCGTTAAGCTGATCCATATCCCCATCAACAACATCATTGT TGGTGGTTAA
- the si:dkey-73n8.3 gene encoding retinol dehydrogenase 11, which produces MQAIRSLFFSKWSSDVRLDGKTAVVTGANTGIGKETAKDLAARGARVILACRDMAKGEQAARDIMRDVSCAKVVARHLDLGDTKSICQFAENVYNTEKALHYLINNAGVAACPFTTTMDGFETQFGVNHLGHFFLTFLLLDLLKHSAPSRVINLSSMAHTMGKIQFDDLGGENNYHPLRAYAQSKLANVLFTRELANRTAALGVTTYSVDPGTVNTEIARHIGGLMPDLIRTFAGLLKTPAEGAYTTIYCVVTPENEMINGGHYKDCAYSKGCKAGGDDGTALKLWAASCHLLSIRWR; this is translated from the exons ATGCAAGCCATAAG GTCTCTGTTCTTTTCCAAGTGGTCATCCGACGTGCGTCTGGATGGGAAGACAGCCGTCGTGACTGGTGCCAACACAGGAATAGGCAAAGAGACAGCAAAAGATTTGGCCGCCAGAG GCGCAAGGGTGATTCTGGCTTGCAGAGACATGGCGAAGGGAGAGCAGGCGGCCCGAGACATCATGAGGGACGTGTCGTGCGCCAAAGTCGTGGCCAGGCATTTGGATTTGGGTGACACCAAATCCATCTGCCAGTTTGCCGAGAATGTCTACAACA CTGAGAAGGCTCTCCACTACCTGATCAACAACGCTGGCGTGGCTGCGTGCCCTTTCACCACCACTATGGATGGATTTGAAACACAATTTGGAGTCAATCATTTGG GTCATTTCTTCCTTACCTTCTTGCTCCTGGACTTGCTCAAGCACTCTGCCCCTTCCCGGGTCATCAATCTTTCCTCAATGGCTCACACTATGGGGAAGATTCAGTTTGATGACCTAGGTGGAGAGAACAACTACCACCCTCTGCGGGCTTACGCACAAAGCAAGTTGGCTAACGTTCTGTTTACCAGAGAGCTGGCCAATAGGACCGCAG CATTAGGAGTGACGACTTACTCTGTGGACCCTGGCACTGTCAACACTGAGATAGCCAGGCACATCGGGGGGCTGATGCCAGACCTCATTCGAACGTTTGCCGGTCTGCTCAAGACTCCAGCAGAGGGGGCCTACACCACCATCTACTGCGTGGTCACTCCTGAGAATGAGATGATCAACGGAGGGCACTACAA AGACTGTGCTTATTCCAAGGGTTGCAAGGCCGGTGGAGATGATGGCACCGCTCTAAAGCTGTGGGCTGCCAGCTGCCACTTGCTGAGCATCCGCTGGAGATGA